The region TCCATCTCGCCTGGTCCGCCGTCGCGAGCGGGCAGGTCGATGTTGCATTGGCCATCGGCAGCGAGCAGCTCACGCACGCCGACAAGGCCGTCACGTTCGCCGCCTACGCGTCCGGCGTCGATGTGGAGGAGCGCGAAGCGCAGGACAGGCACGCGCCCAGCGACCGGTCCGTCTTCATGGACATCTATGCCGAGCGCACACGACGCTACATGCAGCGCAGCGGCGCGACGCCGCGAGACTTCGCGATGATCACTGTCAAGAGCCGCCAGGCCGCGAGCCTGAATCCACTGGCGCAGTTCCGCACGCCCACCACCATCGAGGAAGTGCTTTCCGCGCGAATGGTGAGTGAGCCGCTCACCTTGCCAATGTGTTCGCCCATCGCCGACGGTGCGGCGGCCGTGATCCTGGTCCGCGGCGCCGCTTCTGCCGCGAGCCGCCGCAGTGTCTACGTGCGCAGCAGCACGCTTGTTTCCGCCAACGCGGATGGCGTCGATCCGGTGTGCGCCGTGCGTGCCGCCAACGGCGCCTACGAAAAAGCGGGCATCGGTCCCCACGATATCCACGTCGCCGAAGTGCATGATGCATCGGCACCCGCGGAGATCATGCTGTACGAGCACCTCGGCTTCGCGGGCCGCAATGAAGGCGTTCGCCTTGTGCGCGACGGCGTCACCTCTGTCGGCGGCTCGCTGCCAGTGAACCCGGGCGGCGGGCTTCTGAGCCGGGGCCACCCGGTTGGCGCCACGGGACTCGCGCAGATCGTCGAACTCACGACCCAGCTGCGCGGGGAAGCCGGGGCGCGCCAGCGACATGGCGCCAAGGTTGCACTGGCGGAATGCTCGGGTGGCAACCTGGGCCTGGACTCCGCGGTTGCCGCCGTCACGATCCTCAGTGTCTGAGGGGCAACGTCATGCGATGCTGCGCACCACCCCGCCGTCGACCCGCAGGGCGGCACCCGTGG is a window of Caenimonas aquaedulcis DNA encoding:
- a CDS encoding thiolase family protein, with the translated sequence MDQVRIAGVGQTPFGKYLGVGVRTMAEQALDAALLDAQMEVGRIGAVYFANALSGLITGQETIRGQVALRHTGLMGKPIINVDNACASGSTALHLAWSAVASGQVDVALAIGSEQLTHADKAVTFAAYASGVDVEEREAQDRHAPSDRSVFMDIYAERTRRYMQRSGATPRDFAMITVKSRQAASLNPLAQFRTPTTIEEVLSARMVSEPLTLPMCSPIADGAAAVILVRGAASAASRRSVYVRSSTLVSANADGVDPVCAVRAANGAYEKAGIGPHDIHVAEVHDASAPAEIMLYEHLGFAGRNEGVRLVRDGVTSVGGSLPVNPGGGLLSRGHPVGATGLAQIVELTTQLRGEAGARQRHGAKVALAECSGGNLGLDSAVAAVTILSV